AGACCCGCGTCGCGCCGGCCTCGGCGAACGTCTCTTTCACGATCCTGTGCTGTCGGTCGATTACACGATCTCCTGCGCCAGCTGTCACCCGCTCGACAGGGCCGGCGCCGACGGTCTGCCCGCCTCCAGAGGGGTGGGTGGCGCACCCGGCACCGTCAACACCCCGACTGTATTCAACGCCGCCCTGAACTTCGCTCAGTTCTGGGACGGACGGGCCGCAACGCTGGAAGAGCAGGTTGCCGGCCCGCTTCACAACCCGGTGGAAATGGGCTCCAGCTGGAGCCTGGTGATCGAGCGTCTGAACAAGAGTGACGACTATCGCAGCCTGTTTGCCGAGCTCTATCCACAGGGCATCAGCGCGGAAACGATCGCCGATGCACTGGCCGCTTTCGAGCGCAGCCTGCTGACACCCGGAGCCCGGTTCGACCAGTACCTGCGTGGCAGGACCGACGCCCTCAGCGCCGATGAGATCGAGGGTTACGCCCGTTTCAAGAGTCTCGGTTGCGCCAGCTGCCATCAGGGCGTCAACGTCGGCGGCAACCTGTTCCAGCGCTTTGGCGTGATGGGCGATTACTTTGCCGACAAAGGCATGAGCAACCCGGCCGACCTCGGCCGTTTCAACGTCACCGGCCGCGAGGAGGATCGATACGTTTTCCGTGTCCCGAGTCTGCGCAACGTCGCCCTTACCGCGCCCTACTTTCACGATGGCAGCGTCGAGACACTGGACGATGCAGTAGAGATCATGGCGCGCTATCAGCTCGGCCGACCGCTCACCAGGGAGGACCGTCGGCTTCTCGTGGCGTTTCTGCACACGCTCAGCGGCAGCTTTCGTGG
This genomic interval from Parazoarcus communis contains the following:
- a CDS encoding cytochrome-c peroxidase, translating into MKNSTPNFVIAGLLTVFAATLVILTWREAPSAASSSPTTLMMADVIRRAEPISPLPADPQLIDPRRAGLGERLFHDPVLSVDYTISCASCHPLDRAGADGLPASRGVGGAPGTVNTPTVFNAALNFAQFWDGRAATLEEQVAGPLHNPVEMGSSWSLVIERLNKSDDYRSLFAELYPQGISAETIADALAAFERSLLTPGARFDQYLRGRTDALSADEIEGYARFKSLGCASCHQGVNVGGNLFQRFGVMGDYFADKGMSNPADLGRFNVTGREEDRYVFRVPSLRNVALTAPYFHDGSVETLDDAVEIMARYQLGRPLTREDRRLLVAFLHTLSGSFRGAPLK